The region ATGAGGACACCCGGAAAACGATTGAATCGGTCCATGCCAAGTGCGTCAACGACACATTGGACTGGGTTGATAAGACGGCTCTTCGCACTCGGTGTGAGCTAACCCGGGATGACGCTGACGTCTTTTTTACAAGTTCCAGCTCCTTTTCCAAAACAGCCTTGTCAACAAGCAGTTGAGCCATTTGCTTTTTCAATTCTGCAGGATCATCGGCTAATGATTTCTCGAATGCTGCTCGGGTGGGCATGCGAGTGTGCTCTTTGCGTTCTCTTTTCGACATCAAACCCCATTTTCCCTCTTCACGGTGGCGTTGTGCCCAAGAATAGACACTCATCTTTGAGCGCAGCCCGCATTCCACAGCAATGTCAGCTGGCCTCCAACCAGCGTTGAAGAGCTCAACAGCACGAAGCTTGACCTCAAACGGGTAGCGGGTCAATGTATTTGACTGTTTGCGGGGGTCGACCAGGTTTGGCGGGTTCACGCAACCATTTGTACAGCGTCCATCGCCCTGGATAACCAAGTTCACGGACGGCCTTGGTCACCGATTGAGTGCGCTTGTAAACCTGCAGAGCTCTGCGTCGCTGCTCCTTGGTGTATGAGCGGTTCATGATGGAATCCTCCAAGATTCCGTCCGCATCCCCTTTTGTCCTTTAACCCTCCCCCGTCGCGTTCCTCAGACGCAAGAAACCCCCGATTCGCTTTCGCGAACCGAGGGTTCCAACTTAGTGGCGGGGGCAGGATTCGAACCTACGACCTCTGGGTTATGAGCCCAGCGAGCTACCGAGCTGCTCCACCCCGCGTCAACTGCCTAGCACTCTTTCGAGCACTTACAGCGGGTGCTGGCCGCTTCCGACCAACGAGAAGAAACTTTAACACGACTTGCCGAAAAAACACCAATCCCCAGCTCATAAGCGGTTTTGCTACGAACTGGGGATCAATGACAGACCTACTGCCCGTTGGACTTCTGGTAATCGGCAGCAGCCTTATCCAGCTCCGCCAGCGCCTGCCCCTGGGCAGCGTAGTCCCCGGACTTCTGGGCGTCGGAAAGCTTCTTTAGAGCGTCGGAGATGCGGCCGGCGGCCTGGTCGCGTGCGACGACATCGACCTTGCGCTCCTCCGCGGGGGCAGCCTGCTCAGAGTCCTTGGAGTCGGCAGGCTTGTTCTCGTCCGTCTTCTTATCCGCGCCCGCGTCCTCCTCACCACGAACCTTGGTCACGGCGGCCGGATCGATGCCGACCTGGCGCAGCGCCTCGGCGACCGTAGCGCCGTAGCCAACCTGGCCTCGATAGGAAACGAGGATACGAAGCAACTTAGGGAAGGCTGTCGCCTGCTCCTTGCGCTCGGTGTATACCGGCTCAACGTAGAGGATCTCTCCGTCGCCGACGGGGAGCGTCAGCAGGTTACCGTTGGTGACCTTGTTGGTGCCCTCCAGCAGCGTGCGATCCTGGGCGACCTTGTCCGCACTCATCATGGTGTCCTGCGCCTGGCGCGGACCCATTGTCTGGGTATTCGTCGGCAGCGCCCGGATGGTGATCTGGCCGTAGGTCTCCGGATCGGAGGACACGGCCATATGAGCGGTGAGGAACTCGCGCTCGAGGCCTCGGTAGGCGGAAATCAGCTGGAAGCTGGGCTTACCTGTCTTCGGGTCAGATGCCACGACGTAGTACGGCGGCTGCGAGAGCTTCTGCGACTCGGGTGCGGTCGGGTCGGACGGGACAGACCAGAAGGAGTCGTTCGCGAAGAAGACGCCCGGGTCATCCACGTGGTACTTCGCCATGAGTTCGCGCTGAACCTTGAACAAATCCTCCGGGTAGCGCAGGTGCTCACTCAGCTCCTTGGAGATTTCCTTCTTCGGCTTGACGACGCCCGGGTAGACGCCCTCCCAAGCCTTGAGCACGGGGTCGGACTCATCGAATTCATAGAGCTCCACGGTGCCGTCGTAGGCATCGACAGTGGCCTTCACCGAGTTGCGGATGTAGGCGACCTCACTGTTCGGAAGCGGGCGCGGGGTACCGTCCGGGTTCACCGAGTCCTGGGTCGTCTGCTGCAGGCTCATACGCTGCGAGTACGGCATCTTGCTCAGGGTGGTGTAGCCATCGACAATCCACTTCATGCGGCCATCGACCACGGCCGGGTAGGTCTTGGTGTCAGTGGTCAGCCAGGGGGCGACCTTCTGCACACGGTCGCGGGGATCACGGTTGTAGACGATCTTGGATTCCGGACCGATGCGGTCGGACAGCAGGATGTTCAGCTCCTGGTAGCGGGTCGCGAACATCGCACGAGCAAAGATATTGCCCACACCCACGCCGCCGGTGCCGTCATAGGTGAAGTTACGGCCATCGGCGTCGTACTCGGAGTCCTTGCCGTCACCATTGCCGCCGACGATGGCGTAATCGGCGTCGGAGTTGGCGATTACGGGACCGAAGTAGATGCGCGGCTGCTTCAGGTTCAGGTTCATACCGTTCGGATCCTCGGACTCGAACAGGTCCGCCACCGTGTAGAGCGGGTAACCGCCGCGGGTGGAGCCGGACTCGGAGGCAACCTCATCGACGCGGTTCGCGGGGGCGGCGACGAATCCGTTGCCGTGCGTGTACACGGTGTGCCGGTTAATCCAGTCGTTCTGGTTGCCTTGAAGCGTGCGGGGGTTGAGCTCGCGGGCCGCGACGACGAAGTCGCGGGTCTGGCCGTCGACCTCGTAGCGGTCAATCGCCAGCGGGTCGGAGAAACCGTAGAAGTTCTTCAGCTGGCGCTGCTGCGTGAAAGTACGAGGAAGGACCTCCGGATCCAGGATGCGGATGTTATTCAGGGTCGCACTGTCACGGGAGATGGAGTTAGCGCCCTCCTCCGCGGCTTTCTTGTCGCCCTCCTTTTCCACGGGCACGCCCCAGTCGCGCTCGATGGCCACCTTGTCGTCGGTCAGACCGTAGTGGTAGCGAGTCGACTCGATGTTGCGAGCGATGTACTCGCGCTCCTTGGTCGCGCGGTTCGGATTGACGGAGAACTGCTCGACCGCCAGCGGCCAGGCAACACCAATAAGTCCCGCAGAAACCAGCATCAGCACGGTAGCGAACGCGGGGATAGAGAGGTTGCGCAGGAATATTGCCGCGAAGAAGGCAGCAGCCACGACAATCGCGATGACCAGCAGCGTGATCTTCGCCGGCAGCAGGGCGTTGATGTCGGTGTAGGAACCGCCGGTGAATGTCTGCTGCTTGTTGTTGAGCAGCTCGTAGCGATCGAGCCAATAGGACGCAGCCTTGAGCAGCATGAACACGCCGGCCCAGGAGGCCAGCTGCGCCCGGGCGGCACCCGAGACGCGGGTCTTCTCACCCGTCATCGGATTGCCCGCGCGGATACCGCCGAGGAAGTAATGTGTCACCAGCGAGATGAGAAACGCAACGACGACGATCAGAACAAGGGTCGAAACAATGAAGGACCATAGTGGCAGCTGGAAGGCGTAGAAGCCCAGATCTTTGCCGTATTGCGGGTCAGCCTTACCGAAGGACTGCCGGTTCAAGAAGAGCTGTACGATTTGCCAATTGCCCTGCCCAACCAGTCCACCGAGGATTCCGAAAATCAGCGGCAACACGACGAGGACCGACTTAGATCCTGACTCCGCCATCCGTCGATAAGCAGCCTGCGGACTGCGCGGGTCCATCATTCCCAGGTCTGCGGGTCGAGCGCGCCATGCAAACCACATCGATGCGAAGGTCAACGCCGCGGTGATTAGCCCCACGACGATGAAGAGGATGATCCTCGTGACCCAGGTCGTCGCGAAAACGCTGCGGAATCCGACCTCTCCGAACCACTGGAAGTCCGCGTAGAGGTTGACCAGGATTGG is a window of Corynebacterium lactis RW2-5 DNA encoding:
- a CDS encoding UPF0182 family protein, producing MSFNATRPPKAGNGRPGWLAITIMAIAVLSFVIPILVNLYADFQWFGEVGFRSVFATTWVTRIILFIVVGLITAALTFASMWFAWRARPADLGMMDPRSPQAAYRRMAESGSKSVLVVLPLIFGILGGLVGQGNWQIVQLFLNRQSFGKADPQYGKDLGFYAFQLPLWSFIVSTLVLIVVVAFLISLVTHYFLGGIRAGNPMTGEKTRVSGAARAQLASWAGVFMLLKAASYWLDRYELLNNKQQTFTGGSYTDINALLPAKITLLVIAIVVAAAFFAAIFLRNLSIPAFATVLMLVSAGLIGVAWPLAVEQFSVNPNRATKEREYIARNIESTRYHYGLTDDKVAIERDWGVPVEKEGDKKAAEEGANSISRDSATLNNIRILDPEVLPRTFTQQRQLKNFYGFSDPLAIDRYEVDGQTRDFVVAARELNPRTLQGNQNDWINRHTVYTHGNGFVAAPANRVDEVASESGSTRGGYPLYTVADLFESEDPNGMNLNLKQPRIYFGPVIANSDADYAIVGGNGDGKDSEYDADGRNFTYDGTGGVGVGNIFARAMFATRYQELNILLSDRIGPESKIVYNRDPRDRVQKVAPWLTTDTKTYPAVVDGRMKWIVDGYTTLSKMPYSQRMSLQQTTQDSVNPDGTPRPLPNSEVAYIRNSVKATVDAYDGTVELYEFDESDPVLKAWEGVYPGVVKPKKEISKELSEHLRYPEDLFKVQRELMAKYHVDDPGVFFANDSFWSVPSDPTAPESQKLSQPPYYVVASDPKTGKPSFQLISAYRGLEREFLTAHMAVSSDPETYGQITIRALPTNTQTMGPRQAQDTMMSADKVAQDRTLLEGTNKVTNGNLLTLPVGDGEILYVEPVYTERKEQATAFPKLLRILVSYRGQVGYGATVAEALRQVGIDPAAVTKVRGEEDAGADKKTDENKPADSKDSEQAAPAEERKVDVVARDQAAGRISDALKKLSDAQKSGDYAAQGQALAELDKAAADYQKSNGQ